GGGCCGTCAGCCGGACCTCGAACGGCGTCGTGACGCCACTCTCGGCAAGGTACTGCTTCGCCTTGTCCGGGTTGTACTCGTAGAACGGCACCGAGGTGTCGTAGCCAATCGAGCCCGGCACCAGTTCGTACGGCAGCGGGATGCCGAGGCCCGCGCCCAGCGCCTTCGCCATCGCCTCACGGTCGACGGCGTGCTCGATGGCCAGCCGCAGCTTCTGGTTGTCCTTGAACGGCGGCTTCGCCGCGTTGAAGAAGAACTGCCGCTTGACGCCGCTGAACGGCGACTCAATGTAGTTGGCGTGTGGGATCTGCTTGGCAGCAGGCACGTCACGCCCGCGCACGTTGGCGATCCAGTCCGTGGTGCCGGCCCGCATCTCGGTGAACTGGGTGGACGCCTCGATGATCACGCGGTAGGTAATCTTGTCGGTGTACGGCAGCGGCTTCCCGTCCGCGCCCATCTTCCAGTAGTTCGGGTTCTTCTCGACGACCAGCTTGTCGCCCGAGGCGAACGACACGAACTTGTACGGTCCGGTGCCGACCGGGTTCAGCTTGAGCCACTCCTCGCCGTTCTTCTCGGCGGCGGCCTTCGAGACGATGGCCGTCTGTTGATCGCCGAGGCCGTCGCTGAGGGAGCTGAGGATGGCCGCGCTCGGCCGGGTCATGTTGATCTGCACGGTCAGCGGATCGATGGCCTGGGCCGGGTTCTCCTTGTTCACCTGGGGCAGGTAGTTCCGCGCGAAGCTCTTGGGGTTCTGGACCTGCCGCTTGAGGTTCCAGACCACGGCCTCGGCGTCGAGCGGCGAGCCATCGTGGAACTTGACGTTCTCCTGCAGCTTGATGACCAGCTTGTCCTGGCCCAGCTCCCAGGACTTCGCCAGGTGCGGCTCGACGCCGTAGACGCCCTGCGCGTTCGGCCGCCAGGCAAACAGCGAGTCGTAGACGCCCTTCGCCGTCGGGCCGGATGCGTGGATCGGGTCCATCGAGACGAAGTCGTTGATCTGGACGATCCGCAGCTCGCCGCCGCGCTTGGGCATGTTGGCCGCTGGCTTGGCCGCTTCGGCCGGCTTGGCCGCCTCGGCAGGCTTGGCGGCAGGGACGGACGTCGGCGGGACCAGCGCCGGCGCCGCCTGCGTGGGCTTGGGCGCCGCGGTCGGCGGCACGACAGCAGCGGCCGCCGTGGGCTTGGGCGCCTCGGCCGGCTTGGACTCGGCCGGCTTCGCTGCCGGCGCTGGGGCCTGCTGACAGGCGGCCAGCACGCCGACAGCCAGGCCGCCGACGGTTGCGAGGAAGGCTCGACGCGACGTCTTTGACACCATGAGCTCACCCCTCCTGAATCGTTTTCGCATGGACGAAGGATCGTTGGGCGCCGGGTGCTGTGAGCGGATGCCTCCTGCACGATCTCTCGCGGACGGCCGCGCCCCCGAGAGGCTGTCCGCGCCTCGGCCCAGTGCCCTGAGACGAGGCGCGGGGCTTGCCTACCCCTTCCGCCGGCTCAGCAGCCGCGGATCGAGCGCACGTCGGAGGCCGTCTCCGACGAAGTTGAAGGCGAGGACGGTGGCGAAGATCGCGACGCCCGGGGCGAACGCCAGCCAGGGCGCGACTTCCAGGTACTGCGAGCCGGTCCGGAGCATCGAGCCCCAGGTGGCCGTGGGCGGCTTCACGCCGACGCCCAGGAACGAGAGCGAGGCTTCGGTCAGGATGGCGGTGGCGATCAGCAGCGTCGCCTGCACGATGATCGGCGCGGTCACGTTGGGCCAGATGTGGCGGAAGATGATCGTGGCGGGCGAGGCTCCGAGCACCTTGGCCGCCTGCACGAACTCGCGCTCGCGTACCGAGAGCGTCTGGGCGCGGGTCAGGCGGGAGATGGCCGGCGTCGCCACGATGCCGATGGCGATCATGGCGTGCCAGATCGGCGGCATCCAGGGGAAGCGTGGGCCGATGGCGGCGGTCAGGCCGAGCGCCAGGATCAGGCCCGGGAACGCCTGGACGGCGTCCATGATGCGCATCGTCACGTCGTCCACGGTGCCGCCGACGTAGCCGGCCACCAGCCCGAGCGTCACCCCGAGCAGCAGGGCGATGCCCACGGCGATCACGCCGACCTGCAGCGAGACGCGCGTCCCGTAGATGACCCGCGAGAGGATGTCGCGGCCCAGGTCATCGGTGCCGAGCGGATGGGCCAGCGTCGGCGCTTCGGTGATCGCCAGGTAGTCCTGCTCGTTCGGCGCGTACGGGGCGATGATCTCGGCGAAGGCGGCACAGAAGACCACCAGCCCGAGGATGGTCAGGCCGGTGCCCACCAGCCGCGTCTCGAGCACGTTGCTGATGAACCGCCGGCCGCGGTTCATCAGCCGTTGGACGCGGCTGCCCTCGTCATAGCTCTGGCTGCGCCGGCCGACCGCGCGCTCGGCAGTGACGGCAACCGCTCCGCCAGGTTGTGATGCTTCGTTCGCCATCCGTCCCTCCTTCGGGGCCAGCAACGGCGCGCTTCAGATCGCGCGCCAACTCGTCGGGATCGCGCCTGCTAGCGATACCGAATGCGCGGATCGAGGTACCCGTAGGCCAGGTCCGTCAGCAGGTTGGCGACGACGGCCGCCGAGGTCAGCAGCAGGATCGCCCCCTGGAGCATCGGATAGTCACGGAAGGAGATGGCGTCGACGGCAGCCCGCCCGACGCCCGGAATGGCGAACACCGTCTCCACGATGGCCGCGCCCGAGACGAGGTTCCCGACCTGCAGGCCGAGGATCGTCGCAATCGGGATCATCGCGTTCTTGAGCGCGTGCAGCCCGACGATGGCCCGCTCCTGCAAGCCCTTCGAGCGTGCGGTGGTGATGTAGTCCTGCTCCAGCACCTCGATCAGCGCCGAGCGGCCCTGCCGCATGATGACCGCCGCCGAGTGCGTGCCCAGCACGACGGCCGGCATGAACAGCATCTTGGCGCTGAGCCACGGGTCCACCAACGGCGAGGTGTAGCCGCTCGGCGGGAGCCAGCGCAGCATCACGGCGAACAGGTACATGAAGAGCAGGGCCTGCCAGAAGCTCGGCATGGCCGCGCCGCCGAGCGCCAGCACCGTGGCGAGCATGTCGAT
The genomic region above belongs to Chloroflexota bacterium and contains:
- a CDS encoding ABC transporter substrate-binding protein, which encodes MVSKTSRRAFLATVGGLAVGVLAACQQAPAPAAKPAESKPAEAPKPTAAAAVVPPTAAPKPTQAAPALVPPTSVPAAKPAEAAKPAEAAKPAANMPKRGGELRIVQINDFVSMDPIHASGPTAKGVYDSLFAWRPNAQGVYGVEPHLAKSWELGQDKLVIKLQENVKFHDGSPLDAEAVVWNLKRQVQNPKSFARNYLPQVNKENPAQAIDPLTVQINMTRPSAAILSSLSDGLGDQQTAIVSKAAAEKNGEEWLKLNPVGTGPYKFVSFASGDKLVVEKNPNYWKMGADGKPLPYTDKITYRVIIEASTQFTEMRAGTTDWIANVRGRDVPAAKQIPHANYIESPFSGVKRQFFFNAAKPPFKDNQKLRLAIEHAVDREAMAKALGAGLGIPLPYELVPGSIGYDTSVPFYEYNPDKAKQYLAESGVTTPFEVRLTAHNREADQQQAVFIQGMLEKIGIKINLDIVERVAWGEKVRINNDFEMATRQSGVVTDPSQDLLLTWAEDGNSAYHRAKVPGLLDTLQKADTEYDEKKRHQLFVDAQKLMHESAWFGYMWFETGNFLVHKRIQGFPAGWGALREAEWWINE
- a CDS encoding ABC transporter permease, producing the protein MNRGRRFISNVLETRLVGTGLTILGLVVFCAAFAEIIAPYAPNEQDYLAITEAPTLAHPLGTDDLGRDILSRVIYGTRVSLQVGVIAVGIALLLGVTLGLVAGYVGGTVDDVTMRIMDAVQAFPGLILALGLTAAIGPRFPWMPPIWHAMIAIGIVATPAISRLTRAQTLSVREREFVQAAKVLGASPATIIFRHIWPNVTAPIIVQATLLIATAILTEASLSFLGVGVKPPTATWGSMLRTGSQYLEVAPWLAFAPGVAIFATVLAFNFVGDGLRRALDPRLLSRRKG
- a CDS encoding ABC transporter permease; amino-acid sequence: MREYILRRIVSMVPVLFVVSLISFGLLYVLPGDPAIAILGENAGTTDTYNALRRDLGLDDPIIVQYGRWLWRTVQGDLGKSIRTGEQVADVLGRRVPTSLTIGFAGLLFGIALGLSVAIISALRPGSKIDMLATVLALGGAAMPSFWQALLFMYLFAVMLRWLPPSGYTSPLVDPWLSAKMLFMPAVVLGTHSAAVIMRQGRSALIEVLEQDYITTARSKGLQERAIVGLHALKNAMIPIATILGLQVGNLVSGAAIVETVFAIPGVGRAAVDAISFRDYPMLQGAILLLTSAAVVANLLTDLAYGYLDPRIRYR